The genome window TTCAGATAAAGGGAGGATCATTCGAAGACGCCCTGGAGAGTTGCCGCGTTGCCCTTGAAATCAATCCTGGCTTCTTCGATGCGCACAACAACAAGGGAGAGGCTTTGATGGGGCTGAACCTTATGGAGGAGGCGACCGGTAGTTTTCGGGAGGCCATCAGGCTCAACCCCGATTTCGTTCATCCGCACAACAATTTAGGCAATGCCCTCAAAGCGCTGGGGCGGCTTCAGGAGGCTGTCGAGAGTTTGCGCCAAGGGATTCGCCTTAATCCGGAAATCGCCGAAATCCACCATAATTTAGGCCTCGCCCTCAAAGAAAGCGGCCAACTAGATGAGGCAATCGTATCTTTTCGTGAGGCCCTTCGCCTCAACCCCAATTACATCGAAGCAAACCACAACATAGGCGTAATTTTATGGGATCAGGAAAAAGCCTCGGAAGCTGAGGAAATTTTCAGGGAAGTCCTTCGCCAGCAACCCGACCATTTCGATGCCCACTACAATCTTGCGCAAGCTCTTTTTCACAAGAACCAAATTAAGGAGGCGATGGCTTGCTGTCAGGAAGCCGTTCGCCTTAAGCCTAAATTTACCGAAGCCCATATACTTATGGCGAATATGCTTCAAAACCAAGCTCGGACCGACGAGGCCGTGTCGAGCTATGATCGAGCCATCGATAGTTTACCGGACAATCCGCTGCTCAAGCTTATTAAAAGCACTATCTGCCCTCCGATAATGATGGATGTCCAAGAAATTGACAGATGTCGCTCTCAACTAGAAAAAACCATAAATGAATTAAGCTTGCAGACTAATCAGTTAGAACTTAGGGATATTCAGCAATGGGCAAAAGAGCCGCCCTTCTTTTTTGCATATCACGGACGGAACGATTTGGAAATTCGTTCAAAATATGCCGATTTGTTTGCCAATTCCTTCCCTTGCCACCAGCCCCCCGCTTCATCGGGCACCCCGAGAATAGGGGTAGTTGTGACAGATAAGCATGAAGGAATTTTCTTACGGACATTTGGCAGAGTACTGAATAATTTATCCCCCGAAAAAATGAAAATTTCAATTATATGTACTGAAAAAGCCCGCACAACGATTTCAAATAAGATTCACGCCCAAATTTCAGACTACTGCATCATTCCTTTCGATTTTTGTAAGGCTGCGGAAATCATCAGGGAAAGAGCGTTTGATTTACTCTATTATTACGAGGCAGGCTCGGATTCCTTGAATTACTTCCTACCTTTTTTCCGCTTGGCTCCCGTCCAGTGCACCTCACATGGATTCCCCGTCACGTCAGGGATTCCGAACATGGATTATTTCATCTCAAGTAAGATGGCCGAGATCGATAATGCGCAGGCGCATTACCGGGAGGAGCTTTACCTCATCGATTCACTGCCCTCTTATTACCGCCCCGACCTACCCTCTCCCCTTAAAGACAGAACCCACTTCGGTCTCGATTCGTCTGACAACATTTATTCGTGCTTCCAGAATCTCTTGAAATTCCACCCTGATTTCGATACGATATTGAATGAAATTCTCCGGCAGGACCCAAAGGGAATTTTATTGTTGGTCGATACGTCCTCGGGCAAGAGGAGTGAAATGTTGATGAGCCGGTTCGAGAAATCGATTCCAGACGGGATTGATCGAATTCGCATCCTCCCCGGAATGCCGAGGGAGGATTTGCTCAATTTAATCTCTCTATGTGATGTCGCCCTTGACCCCATTCACTACAATGGTGGGAACACGGCTTTTGAGACTTTCACTATGGGGACCCCTTTGGTCACCATGCCGGATAAGTTTTTACGAGGTCGGTATCTTTATGGCATATATCGAAAGATGGGCGTAATGGATTGCGTGGCTTCATCGCCAGAGGAATATGTGGACCTCAGTATCAGGTTCGGGACGGACCCGACCCAGCGCGCCTTGGTGAAGGAAAAAATCCTCGCAACGTACCAAGTGCTAACAGATGATATTGAAGTCCCGGGTGAGCATGAAAAATTCTTTCTCTGGGCGATCGAAAAGGCCAGGGCCGAGCACGCTTGAGGCCAGCTAGTATTCAGACTAAAGCAATAGTTCTGTCTTCGAGGCGCACCTGAAGCCAAAGTAACGGTGCCCCCCATCGAGACGCTCTGGATAAACCGGAACCCGAGAGGTCGATGTGAGCCCCGCATTGTCGCTTGAGGTGTTACCTCCACGCGCCACGCGACCATCGTGCACCTTAAAACTCTCGCGCCCATCCTTGGGCTTGTAGGGATAGGGCCGGTAGAGCGAGCGCGTCCATTCCCAAACCTGGCCCGCCATGTCGAGCACACCATAAGGGCTCGCCCCCTTGGGATACCGACCCACCGGCGCCACATCATTGCGATAGCTTCCGAAAAAAGCCAAATCCTTGGCAGGCTTTTGGTTTCCCCAAGGATAGAGACGGGCATCGGTGCCTCTTGCCGCCTTTTCCCACTCCGCCTCGCTAGGTAAACGCTTGCCCTTCCATTTGCAGTAGGCAATCGCCCCATGCCAAGCCAATTCGCCGGCCGGAAATTTCTCGAACCCCTTCTCGACAGCCCAGCTATCCTTATCGAAAAGAATTCGATTGTCCTGGTCCTCGACATCGAGATACATTTCGCCCTTGGGCCCGGTGGGCCCCTTTTTTCGAATAAATTCGGCGTACTGCACCCAGGTGACAAGATTCTTGTCGATATAATAGGCAGGCAAATGCACCTTATGTGCCGGTTTCTCGTCCGGAGGCCCGCCGTTTCGCCCCATCGTGAACGGCCCAGCCGGAATCAGAACCATACCGGCGTACTTGCCCTTCCCCTCAACGGGCGCCCCAAAGGCGGTTTGCGGCCCGACACCCGAAAAAATCCACAAGACATGCAACACGAGGAAAAACGGCCCAAATCTTAGCCACGAAAATATTTTCATTTCTCCCCTATCCTATCTTCGCCGAGCCCGACAAATTCCTTCGGTAATCCCACCATTTCCATTTATTCGGCTTCACCTTCAGTCGCACCCTAATTTTCTGGGCAACGGGGCCATCTTTGTATTTCTCCCACATGTCCGGGCCAAAAAACTGGTCGATGATGATCTTAAGCCCCTCATGATCCTTTCCCAAAACATCGGAAATCTCAGCCGCCCCCTCAATGATAACCGCGCGGAATGGAAATTCGGCATCATCAATACAAAGGGAGACCGCCGGGTTGCGCTTTAAATTCTTCACCGTAACCGAGTCCGCGCCTGTGCTGATGAAAAACGTTCCGTCCTCGGGATGGAATTTATAGCAAAGGGGAACGACATGCGGCGAACCATCCCCCTTGGTCGTGGAAATCCTTACCATCCGGGGATCGTTCAAAAAATCGTCCATTTCTGTCGGGCGATCTGCCATGATTCCTCCTCTCGAGGATTTATCTAGCGCACAGCCGCTGAAAAAGGGGTCAATATTTGGCCTCATATAAGACCAGAGTCGTGTTTTCATTATTATAGCATTAAAATAAACTAGATTTTCACTAAACCAGAGAGAAGAAAGGATTCCTGTCCATGGATGAAACAACCGACCCATTTGAATATTTTTTCGATCGCCCCTGGTCGGATGGCTTACCTGTGGTGACACCAACCGCCGAGCGCATCGAGTGGATGCTAAGCGGCACCAGCCGCGAGCCGGATGAATCGCTGGGCGGTGTGCCCCCGGCCCACAACGAGGCCACCGTCGAGGGAGTGGCCCAACACGCCGTCATGGCGGGGTGCAGGCCCGATTATCTGCCCGCCCTTCTTGGCGCCGTCGAGGCCATGCTCATTGAGGAATTCAACATTAATGGCCTTCAAGGAACGATGGGGCCCGGCGGCCCCATGATCATCTTCAACGGCCCCTATGCAATGAAAATTGGCCTTCACGGAGGCTCGGGCTGCTTTGGCCCCGGATTTCGTGCCAATGCCACCATCGGTCGGGCAATTAGGCTTATCTTGATGAATCTGGGGGGCGGCCTCCCGGGGATATCTGACATGAGTTGTTTTGGAAGTCCGGTGAAATACACCTTCTGCATCAGGGAAAACGAGGAGATGAGCCCATGGCACCCGCTCGCCGTTGACCGTGGGTTCTCCGGGGGCGATGACGTTGTCACCCTCTATCCGGCAGAACAGCCCAGGCAGGCCTTCGACGATTCAAGCGCCGAGCCCGATGGGCTCCTCACCACCATTGCCTCGGCGATGAGTTCGATGGGAATGTCCAATTCCTACATGCGCCAGAACATGGTCGTCGCCATCAGCCCCGACCACAGCGCGGTTTTTAAGCGTGCTGGTCTGTCGCGCGATGAGGTCAAGCAGATACTTTTCGAGAAGGCGCGCCTGCCCCTCAAGTTGATGAAACTAGGTGGGCGTTATCACGGTGGGGGAAAGGTGGATTGGCCCGACTGGGTGGACCTGAACGACGATGAAAGCATGGTCCCGATGATTCACGTTCCAGAAGATATCATCCTTCTCGTCGCGGGCGGGCGCCCTGGGCCCCATTCAACTGTCGTGCCCGCCTGGAATAAATCGAGCCAGACCGTCTCTCTCCGCTACCGAACGGACTAGGTTTACCGAGGACAAGTAGAGCATGGCGGACAAAAGATCTGATCTTCCCAGATGTGATTTCTCACAAAAGGGATTTACAGGGGACAAACACTGCCCCCACCCAGGAGAGTTCGATGCCCTGGAGGGCGAGTGTCTTTGCATATTCCATTGGGCCCCCGAGGACCTCGAAGGCAAGCGACGAAAAAACAGGTTCTTCCTCTCCCGCTTCAAGGAATTTCTCGCTCTTTATAAAAGGAAAATCCGGGAAAACAATTTCGATGAGCGCCTGAATTGCAGGGGATTTGTCTTTCCAGACGATTTTTCCTTTTTTAATGGTCAAGATGTGCCACCCGTCGATTTTCATTATTCCGCCTTCGGGGAGGGCGCGTGTTTCACCCGGACAAAATTCGAGGGCGGCGCTCGTTTCCACTGGACCACTTTTGGCAAAAGAGCCCTACTCGACCAAGCCCATTTCGGTGATGGCGCCTCTTTCGGTGGGGCGCAATTCGATGCGGGCGCCTCTTTCGACGGCTCCTCGTTTGGCGAGGGCGCCTCTTTTATCCAAACAAAATTCAGCCACGAAACAAGCTTTTTCGGCACGAAATTCGATCGGGGAGCCATATTCGACGGCGCTGAATTCGGCGATGACACGACGTATATGGGAAGCGAATTTGGAGAGGACACCTCATTCGAGAGAGCCCGCTTCGGGGAGCGGACGCTATTTGTCGAGAATGTTTTCGGCGATGGGGCCTGGTTCACCGGCGCCTCGTTCAACGGAGAATCAGGATTTTGGGGATGCAAATTCCACGGGTCTGCAAGTTTTTCGAGGCTTCAGGTCCAGGGAAACTTTCAATTTGCCGGTAAAATCGAAGCCTCCCCCCTCCGGGTCTTTCAGTGCGACACAAGGAGCACGATCAGTTTTGAGAGCTTGAAATTGGCGGCGCATTCATGGCTCTCCTTTACTAACCTCAGCCTTGAGCGCGCCTCTTTTTTCGGCACCAAGCTTTCAGCCATTTCGTTTTCAGGTGTTATCTGGCCCAATGACATAAACGGCAATTTGGTTTTTCCGGGGCGTATTGAAAACGGGGAGTTTCAAGAGATCGCCGATGAGGGAACTTTAGTATGGCTTGAGGAGTTATGCCGCGAACTCAAGGAAAGCTATTCAATGAACCTGGACTACAGCGAGGCCAGCAAATTCCGGTGGGCCGAATTAGAATACCGAAGACGCAGAATATTACTGAAGGCGACAGGAGAATCAGGCGGCATCAGGCCGCAAATCGTGGCCAGGGCGCTCGGTCTCTATCGCACGCTTGGGGGCTACGGGGTCCGGGCGGGAAATACCCTGAAAATCATGCTGGCGGCCCTTGTTGCCGTGATTCTCCTCCAGGGCCTGCTCGGCATCCATCATTCCTATGAGAGAAACGCCAACATAGCTAGTTTTCCCTGCTCGCGCCACAACAATTCGCCATTCAGGAGAATCGGGGTACTTGAGGGCGAGGCCGGAGCCTGCCCCAACTCGAAGGCCTCATTGCCTGAAATATTCTTGTATGCAGGAAAATTCACCCTACTCGACGCTACTTATCTGTTATCTGGGAAATATGAACCCGCCACCGCCGTGGGCCGAGGACTCTCACTTATCTTGCGAATCTTCCTGCCAATACAACTCCTTTTCCTTCTTATTACAGTGGGAAGACGCTTCGAGGGTCTTTTTAGGACACGAAAAAAGCCGCAGAAAGAACCTCAAGCATCACATTAAATCTGTATGGATTGGATTTTTAGTGTCAAATATTTCCAAAGAAAATCGAAAGTAAATTCTAGTCAACCTACCAAATCTACCGCAAGAGCTCAGCTCAAAAAGAGAGCACGCGATTGTGCCATCAGCTCTCCTTAGAGAGTGATGCTCTCACCGTTAAGCTCAACGGTACTCGTGATAGGAATCGCGGTCGAGACCATACCCTCGGCATAACAGCCCCGCTTGGCGTTTCGGATGAGCTTCAACACCTTATCGCGCGGCTCATCGGACTCGACCTCGAAATGAGATCGCATGGCGGTGGCTCCGGACTCGATATCTCCCCTGAGCACCGAGCCCCGCACGAACCAATCGAACCCCACCCGGCACCTAGCCTTGGTGAAGGGGGTTTTCATCATATGCGCGTACCGCGCAAGCTGGGTAAGCAGTCAAAAACCCACCCCCATGGCGATATAGGTAAGCGGCTGAGGATAGCGGTCCTCACCCCCGAGACGAGGCGGCTCATCGCAGTAGACCTCGTGAATTCGGGCACGACCGACTTTCAGTTGGTGCTGGCCCTCTACAGTCTCGGTGTCAGCCTCCATCGTCAGGGCGTAGCCACCCGAGGGCAAATCGGTGCGCTCAAGATTACTCTTCTCATCCCATGGGTTTATTGGTTTGTCCACGCAGAATTCCTCCTAGGAAAATAATCTGAATAAATTTCGGATATGAAAAAACGCCGTGTTAAGAATCGCCTGCTGCCGTGGCTGGCTGATGGAACACTGTAATTTCAGGGAGCTTCCCCTCCCAACGCTCGATTTCAACCAGCGCGCTGTGGGCAATGGGCCCCTGGGCGAGCTTTGAGGTCCCTTTGTCGAGGGTGAGGACATTGGGGTTCCCGTGGCAGTCGAGAGCGCCTTTGTCCTTGGCTTCTCCTTGTGAAATGGGGTCAAACCAGGCCCCCGTGGCAATCTGTACGACACCTGGGCGTAGGTCCTCAGAGATGACGGCCCCGGCCAGGATTGCGCCCCGATCATTAAAGATGCGCACAATATCGCCCTCGGCGATGCCCCGCCTGGCCGCGTCCTTGGGATGAAGACGCGCAGGCTCTCTTCCTTGAATCTTGCTATCACTACTCACCCCGGAGGGATCAAGTTGGCTATGAAGGCGAGTAGAGGGTTGATTTGAAATCATGTGAAGGGGATGCCGGGCGCTCTGCTCACCGCCAAGCCATTCTGCGGGCTCTAGCCAGGTGGGATGCCCCGGACAATCATCGTAGCCATACGCGTCTATGGTTTTCGAGAAAATCTCGATTTTCCCCGACTGCGTTTTAAGCGCTTGCCCAATCGGGTCGGCTCTGAATTTTTCAAGAATTATGTGCGGTTTTTCAGGAGCAGGAATCTCAAAGTGGCCCTTGTCCCATAGGTCATCGAACTCAGGATATTCCATCAAACGCTCGCCCGCCCGCTCGCGGCCGATGTCGTAAAGATGCCTAATCCATTCCATCTCGCTGCGTCCCTCGGTGAAGGCCTCGCGTGTCCCCAAGCGTCCGGCAAGTTCAGAGAATATTTGAAAATCATCCCTTGCCTCCCCTACAGGCTCAATGACCTTTTCCATCGCGACGAAATATCGATCTAGCGGCGAGGCGCCAATATCGTTGCGCTCAAGGCTCGTCGTCGCCGGAAGCACGATATCGGCGTGGCGGGCTGTCGCCGTCCAGAAGGGCTCGTGGACGATGATCGTCTCAGGGCGCTGCCAGGCCTCGATGAGGCGGTTGAGATCCTGGTGGTGATGAAACGGGTTGCCTCCGCACCAATAGACAAGTTGAATCTCGGGATAGGTGTGTGCCTCGCCCCGATAGTCGTAGCGCCCACCCGGATTAAGAAGCATGTCGGAGATGCGCGCGACGGGGATGGAACTGCCGATATTATTCTCGCCGCCAGGAATCATTGGTGGGCCCGGAGCGCCCGCGCCAGGATTACCAGTGCCGCCCATACTGCCGTAGCCGAATCCGAAGCCACCGCCCGGAAGACCAATTTGACCCAGCATGGCGGCGAGAGTGACGGTCATCCAGATGGGCTGCTCGCCATGATCTCCCCGCTGGAGAGACCATGTGGTCATGATCATCGTGCGTTTTTTAGCCATGCGCCGGGCGAGCGAGCGAATTGTATCCGGGGATATTTCCGTAATTCCTGCCGCCCATTCGGCATCCTTTGGCACACCGTCCGAGCCTCCGGTTAAATAGCCCTCGAAATTCTCATAGCCCGTGCAATAGCGCGCGAGGAAATCTTTATCGTGCAACCCTTCGGTGGCGAGCGTATGGGCGATGCCCAGCATGAGGGCGGTGTCAGTATTGGGCCTTGGCGCTAGCCACTGGGCCTCCAAAAACTCTGACACATCATCGCGAAGGGGCGCGATGTTAATGAACTCGACTCCAGATTCGCGAGCCTGCCGTAAAAAACTCTCCTCGCGGTGCTCGCCGCCACCACCATGCTTTACCTGTAAGTTCTTCAGGCCAATTCCCCCGAAGGAGACGATCAATTCAGAGTCGCGCACCAACCCGTCCCAGGAGGAGGTCTGCCGGATGTAATTCTCGTTGCCCAGGATATAGGGCATGACGACCGAGCCGGCAGCGTTGCTGTAGGTTTCTGTTTGATCGGTGAAGCCGCCTTGGAGATTCATGAAGCGCTTGAGTTGGGATTTGGCGTGATGAAAACGCCCGGCGCTGGCCCAGCCGTAGGATCCAGCGAAGATCGACTCATTGCCGTGCTCTTGTTTGACGCGGCGAATCTCGGCGGCAACCAAGTCAAGGGCTTTATCCCATGAAACGGGAACAAAGGGCTCGCTGCCCCGTCGCCCAGGACCGCTACCCGGGCCTTTCTCCAGCCACCCCGCGCGCACCATCGGCTGCGCCACCCGGCTCTCGGAATAGACTGCATCCGAAATCGACTCGATTAAAGGCGAGGGATCGGTATCTGTTCCAAATGGGGCCGTGCCCACCATCCGGCCATCGCGCACCTCGGCGCTGAAAGCACCCCAGTGGGAGCTATGCTGGCGAGTCTCGAATGTCCCTGGCTTGGCTTCCATGTTCACTTCCTTAACCACACCCATCTGCTACGAAAAATAACTACCAAACTAAATTGCCTGACGATTATAACATCCCTGCCAAATCGAAACCGCCCCAGCCGGCCACTCCGGCAAGGCGCCCCGGATTATTCTTCCGTCGCCTGAGGGAATTCTTCCGGCCAATTCTCGGCCAGCCCGGCGAAATAGTTTTTCATGTCATCGGTTTTCTGGTGAAGTGATTTCGAAATACTCTCCACCCGGCCATCTGTTTCCAGCGGAATTCGAAGCGCATCCTGAAAACGGTTCCGCATGTTGAAATAGGTGATGACCATCGTAAGCTCGACGACTTCGGCGTCCGAATAAAGGCGATGCACTTCCTCGAAAACGTCGTCGCGTGCCTTTGCCGTGTTCAAAGTTACGTGCTCGGCCCACAGTACAGCGGCCCTCTCGCGCGGCGAGAGGTGGGGCGAGTCCATATATGCATCCGAGTGAATGGCCTCGAACTGCTCATCCGTGATACCTAGCGCCCTGCCCAGGGAAGTATTGTGCGCCAGTCAGTAATCACAGCCATTCAGAAGGCTCGTCTTCACGACAGCCATCTCCTTGAGTTTTGACGATAGCGTCGTGCCCAGCCCCTCGCGCATGAGCGAGACCGTGAGCGGAAGAATCGTCTTGGCCACATAGGGCTGATGGGCCATCACAGCATAAGAGTTGGCCACCCGCCCAAGGAGCTTTGTCACACCCGCCAGCACGTTCTTGGATTCACCCTCGGCGGTATCGAGCGACAAAAACGGGATTCTCGATTCCGTCGAAATTCCCTGTGATCCGGCCATGATTATTTTCCTTCCTTTTCGGCCTGCTGCTCATCGTGAATTCGCTTTAAGGCGTAGAGACCTTCCATGAGAACCGGGGCGCCGCCGCCGATGCTTGCCACCTCGAAGGCCTCAAGGGCTTCTTCCATCGTCGCGCCCAGGCGAAGTGCCTTTTTCGTGTGGGTGTAGACCTCGTGTTTCATCCCCTTAAAAGCAAGAATGCCAATTTCGATCAACTCGCGCGTTTTCGCATCAAGGTGTCTGTCTTTTTCCTTGAAAAAGCCCCAATGCATCTGACAGTAGACCTCGAAATAAT of Nitrospinaceae bacterium contains these proteins:
- a CDS encoding tetratricopeptide repeat protein; protein product: MNPNLSMETALVHYGAGRKEEAEKACQELLALKPDHHEALHFLGMLAYQSENATLAIDYISRAVAANPSEHVYLCNLALVQIKGGSFEDALESCRVALEINPGFFDAHNNKGEALMGLNLMEEATGSFREAIRLNPDFVHPHNNLGNALKALGRLQEAVESLRQGIRLNPEIAEIHHNLGLALKESGQLDEAIVSFREALRLNPNYIEANHNIGVILWDQEKASEAEEIFREVLRQQPDHFDAHYNLAQALFHKNQIKEAMACCQEAVRLKPKFTEAHILMANMLQNQARTDEAVSSYDRAIDSLPDNPLLKLIKSTICPPIMMDVQEIDRCRSQLEKTINELSLQTNQLELRDIQQWAKEPPFFFAYHGRNDLEIRSKYADLFANSFPCHQPPASSGTPRIGVVVTDKHEGIFLRTFGRVLNNLSPEKMKISIICTEKARTTISNKIHAQISDYCIIPFDFCKAAEIIRERAFDLLYYYEAGSDSLNYFLPFFRLAPVQCTSHGFPVTSGIPNMDYFISSKMAEIDNAQAHYREELYLIDSLPSYYRPDLPSPLKDRTHFGLDSSDNIYSCFQNLLKFHPDFDTILNEILRQDPKGILLLVDTSSGKRSEMLMSRFEKSIPDGIDRIRILPGMPREDLLNLISLCDVALDPIHYNGGNTAFETFTMGTPLVTMPDKFLRGRYLYGIYRKMGVMDCVASSPEEYVDLSIRFGTDPTQRALVKEKILATYQVLTDDIEVPGEHEKFFLWAIEKARAEHA
- a CDS encoding SUMF1/EgtB/PvdO family nonheme iron enzyme; this translates as MKIFSWLRFGPFFLVLHVLWIFSGVGPQTAFGAPVEGKGKYAGMVLIPAGPFTMGRNGGPPDEKPAHKVHLPAYYIDKNLVTWVQYAEFIRKKGPTGPKGEMYLDVEDQDNRILFDKDSWAVEKGFEKFPAGELAWHGAIAYCKWKGKRLPSEAEWEKAARGTDARLYPWGNQKPAKDLAFFGSYRNDVAPVGRYPKGASPYGVLDMAGQVWEWTRSLYRPYPYKPKDGRESFKVHDGRVARGGNTSSDNAGLTSTSRVPVYPERLDGGHRYFGFRCASKTELLL
- a CDS encoding TIGR03618 family F420-dependent PPOX class oxidoreductase, yielding MADRPTEMDDFLNDPRMVRISTTKGDGSPHVVPLCYKFHPEDGTFFISTGADSVTVKNLKRNPAVSLCIDDAEFPFRAVIIEGAAEISDVLGKDHEGLKIIIDQFFGPDMWEKYKDGPVAQKIRVRLKVKPNKWKWWDYRRNLSGSAKIG
- a CDS encoding pentapeptide repeat-containing protein; translation: MADKRSDLPRCDFSQKGFTGDKHCPHPGEFDALEGECLCIFHWAPEDLEGKRRKNRFFLSRFKEFLALYKRKIRENNFDERLNCRGFVFPDDFSFFNGQDVPPVDFHYSAFGEGACFTRTKFEGGARFHWTTFGKRALLDQAHFGDGASFGGAQFDAGASFDGSSFGEGASFIQTKFSHETSFFGTKFDRGAIFDGAEFGDDTTYMGSEFGEDTSFERARFGERTLFVENVFGDGAWFTGASFNGESGFWGCKFHGSASFSRLQVQGNFQFAGKIEASPLRVFQCDTRSTISFESLKLAAHSWLSFTNLSLERASFFGTKLSAISFSGVIWPNDINGNLVFPGRIENGEFQEIADEGTLVWLEELCRELKESYSMNLDYSEASKFRWAELEYRRRRILLKATGESGGIRPQIVARALGLYRTLGGYGVRAGNTLKIMLAALVAVILLQGLLGIHHSYERNANIASFPCSRHNNSPFRRIGVLEGEAGACPNSKASLPEIFLYAGKFTLLDATYLLSGKYEPATAVGRGLSLILRIFLPIQLLFLLITVGRRFEGLFRTRKKPQKEPQASH
- a CDS encoding molybdopterin guanine dinucleotide-containing S/N-oxide reductase codes for the protein MEAKPGTFETRQHSSHWGAFSAEVRDGRMVGTAPFGTDTDPSPLIESISDAVYSESRVAQPMVRAGWLEKGPGSGPGRRGSEPFVPVSWDKALDLVAAEIRRVKQEHGNESIFAGSYGWASAGRFHHAKSQLKRFMNLQGGFTDQTETYSNAAGSVVMPYILGNENYIRQTSSWDGLVRDSELIVSFGGIGLKNLQVKHGGGGEHREESFLRQARESGVEFINIAPLRDDVSEFLEAQWLAPRPNTDTALMLGIAHTLATEGLHDKDFLARYCTGYENFEGYLTGGSDGVPKDAEWAAGITEISPDTIRSLARRMAKKRTMIMTTWSLQRGDHGEQPIWMTVTLAAMLGQIGLPGGGFGFGYGSMGGTGNPGAGAPGPPMIPGGENNIGSSIPVARISDMLLNPGGRYDYRGEAHTYPEIQLVYWCGGNPFHHHQDLNRLIEAWQRPETIIVHEPFWTATARHADIVLPATTSLERNDIGASPLDRYFVAMEKVIEPVGEARDDFQIFSELAGRLGTREAFTEGRSEMEWIRHLYDIGRERAGERLMEYPEFDDLWDKGHFEIPAPEKPHIILEKFRADPIGQALKTQSGKIEIFSKTIDAYGYDDCPGHPTWLEPAEWLGGEQSARHPLHMISNQPSTRLHSQLDPSGVSSDSKIQGREPARLHPKDAARRGIAEGDIVRIFNDRGAILAGAVISEDLRPGVVQIATGAWFDPISQGEAKDKGALDCHGNPNVLTLDKGTSKLAQGPIAHSALVEIERWEGKLPEITVFHQPATAAGDS
- a CDS encoding carboxymuconolactone decarboxylase family protein — translated: MDSPHLSPRERAAVLWAEHVTLNTAKARDDVFEEVHRLYSDAEVVELTMVITYFNMRNRFQDALRIPLETDGRVESISKSLHQKTDDMKNYFAGLAENWPEEFPQATEE
- a CDS encoding carboxymuconolactone decarboxylase family protein, with protein sequence MADETREEKVKRITDRIHKDRGFVYDVLGFGAELDPDYFEVYCQMHWGFFKEKDRHLDAKTRELIEIGILAFKGMKHEVYTHTKKALRLGATMEEALEAFEVASIGGGAPVLMEGLYALKRIHDEQQAEKEGK